In a single window of the Bradyrhizobium sp. ORS 285 genome:
- a CDS encoding methyl-accepting chemotaxis protein, whose product MRHLTVYQRLAAIIAVMSIALFAVSAMQILMLRGTVIEERQTMVRNLVDSAVKILSYYDAAAAAGKVPADQARQQAFAAIGAMRWGAYNDYLGIYGTGSSDAGVTYVHANPKYINVNRWDYQDSTKKYLIQDIVRAARAGGGFVEYQVPRAGGKEELPKMSYVGAYGSGDKMLAIQAGAYVDDIDAVVYQRALWAGLGALAGLLIAAITAFWLGRSVVVPLDQTCAVMDELTKGHLGFEVPFTDRRNEIGRMARSLQILKDHLAESERIRAEQEQAKQQSAEERRAVLVRIADEFERSIGGVIQTTASAAGELQTSAQSMSSIVSGTSDQSAKVAAAAEQTAKNVQTVSASAEQLSSSIQEIAKQVTQSSSIAQNAVEQATRTESMVTRLVHASQKIGEVMALIQTIAGQTNLLALNATIESARAGEAGKGFAVVANEVKALSAQTAKATEEITSQIEAIRDATTSTVTAIREIGTTIGQMNEITETIAAAVEEQGVATKEIARSVQQAAQGTQGVMQHIVGVREASGQVGAAAAQVLSAAAQLGSQSDQLKSQTGRFLGNVRAA is encoded by the coding sequence ATGCGACACCTGACCGTCTATCAGCGTCTCGCGGCGATCATTGCCGTGATGTCGATCGCTCTGTTCGCCGTCTCCGCCATGCAGATCCTGATGCTGCGTGGAACCGTCATCGAGGAGCGGCAGACCATGGTCCGCAACCTCGTGGACTCCGCCGTCAAGATTCTGAGCTATTATGACGCCGCGGCCGCCGCTGGAAAAGTCCCGGCGGATCAGGCGCGTCAGCAGGCCTTCGCCGCGATCGGCGCGATGCGCTGGGGGGCCTATAACGACTATCTCGGCATCTATGGCACCGGTTCGTCCGACGCGGGCGTCACCTATGTCCATGCCAACCCGAAATACATCAACGTCAATCGCTGGGACTACCAGGATTCGACCAAGAAATATCTGATCCAGGACATCGTGCGCGCGGCGCGTGCCGGCGGCGGCTTCGTCGAGTATCAGGTGCCGCGGGCCGGCGGAAAGGAAGAGCTGCCCAAGATGTCCTATGTCGGCGCCTATGGCAGCGGCGACAAGATGCTGGCGATCCAGGCCGGCGCCTATGTCGACGACATCGATGCAGTCGTCTATCAACGCGCGCTGTGGGCCGGCCTCGGCGCCCTTGCCGGGCTGCTGATCGCCGCGATCACGGCCTTCTGGCTCGGACGCAGCGTCGTCGTTCCGCTCGATCAGACCTGCGCCGTGATGGACGAGCTGACCAAGGGCCATCTCGGCTTCGAGGTGCCGTTCACCGATCGGCGCAACGAGATCGGCCGCATGGCGCGCAGCCTGCAGATCCTCAAGGACCATCTCGCCGAGAGCGAGCGCATCAGGGCCGAGCAGGAGCAGGCCAAGCAGCAGTCCGCCGAGGAGCGGCGGGCGGTGCTGGTGCGGATCGCCGACGAGTTCGAACGCTCGATCGGCGGCGTGATCCAGACCACGGCGAGCGCCGCCGGCGAGCTGCAGACCTCGGCGCAATCGATGTCGAGCATCGTCTCCGGCACGTCAGACCAGAGCGCGAAGGTCGCCGCGGCCGCCGAGCAGACCGCCAAGAACGTGCAGACCGTGTCGGCCTCGGCCGAGCAACTGTCGTCGTCGATCCAGGAGATCGCCAAGCAGGTCACGCAGTCGTCGTCGATCGCGCAGAACGCGGTGGAGCAGGCGACCCGGACCGAATCCATGGTCACGCGGCTGGTGCACGCCTCGCAGAAGATCGGCGAGGTGATGGCGCTGATCCAGACCATCGCCGGCCAGACCAATCTGCTGGCGCTGAACGCCACCATCGAATCGGCGCGAGCGGGCGAAGCGGGCAAGGGCTTCGCGGTCGTCGCCAATGAGGTCAAGGCGCTGTCGGCGCAGACCGCCAAGGCGACCGAGGAGATCACCAGCCAGATCGAGGCGATCCGCGACGCGACCACCTCGACCGTCACCGCGATCCGCGAGATCGGCACCACGATCGGCCAGATGAACGAGATCACCGAGACCATCGCCGCGGCGGTCGAGGAGCAGGGCGTGGCCACCAAGGAGATCGCCCGCAGCGTGCAGCAGGCGGCGCAGGGCACGCAGGGCGTCATGCAGCACATCGTCGGCGTGCGCGAGGCCTCGGGGCAGGTCGGCGCGGCGGCGGCGCAGGTCTTGAGTGCGGCGGCCCAGCTCGGCAGCCAGTCGGATCAGCTGAAGAGCCAGACCGGACGCTTCCTCGGCAACGTCCGCGCGGCCTGA
- a CDS encoding homoserine O-succinyltransferase — MTLLFDRDRRITSPALAPTGGERRVRDPIELTIGLVNNMPDSALKATDVQIARLLQQSAPWHVRIRLHCFSLPSIARSPVASSHVAQTYTDIDRLDGLDIDGLIVTGAEPIAARLRDEPYWPDLTAIIDWAKTNTKTTIWSCLAAHAAVLHLDNVERQRLAHKCSGVFDCVKVRDDWLTRGIDTPLQVPHSRLNAVNEPLLAERGYDILTRSAEIGVDIFAREMPSRFVFFQGHPEYDALSLQREYMRDIARYLAGQRDDYPRLPKSYFSAETEAVLNAFELRAKARRDPTLAAELPGLTLRQDLAAGHAAKLLFRNWIGYLADG, encoded by the coding sequence ATGACCCTGCTGTTCGACAGAGATCGCAGGATCACGAGCCCTGCCCTCGCGCCCACCGGCGGCGAGCGTCGCGTGCGTGATCCGATCGAGCTCACGATCGGCCTCGTCAATAACATGCCGGACAGCGCCCTGAAGGCAACCGACGTCCAGATCGCGCGGCTGCTGCAGCAATCGGCGCCGTGGCACGTCCGCATCCGCCTGCACTGCTTCTCGCTGCCGTCGATCGCACGCTCGCCTGTGGCCAGCAGCCACGTCGCCCAGACCTACACCGACATCGACCGGCTCGATGGCCTCGATATCGACGGACTGATCGTCACTGGAGCCGAGCCGATCGCAGCGCGGCTGCGCGACGAGCCTTACTGGCCGGACCTCACCGCCATCATCGACTGGGCCAAGACGAACACGAAGACGACGATCTGGTCCTGTCTCGCCGCGCATGCCGCGGTGCTGCATCTCGACAACGTCGAGCGGCAGCGGCTGGCTCACAAATGCTCCGGCGTTTTCGACTGTGTGAAGGTGCGGGACGACTGGCTGACCCGCGGCATCGACACCCCGCTGCAGGTGCCGCACTCGCGCCTCAACGCCGTCAACGAGCCGCTGCTGGCGGAGCGCGGCTACGACATCCTGACCCGGTCGGCCGAGATCGGCGTCGACATCTTTGCGCGGGAGATGCCGAGCCGCTTCGTGTTCTTCCAGGGCCATCCCGAATATGACGCGCTGTCGCTGCAGCGTGAATACATGCGCGACATCGCGCGGTATCTCGCCGGGCAGCGCGACGACTATCCGCGGCTGCCGAAATCCTATTTCAGCGCCGAGACCGAGGCGGTGCTGAACGCGTTCGAGCTGCGCGCCAAGGCGCGGCGCGATCCGACCTTGGCGGCCGAGCTGCCCGGCCTCACGCTGCGCCAGGATCTCGCGGCCGGCCACGCGGCCAAGCTCCTGTTCAGGAACTGGATCGGCTATCTCGCCGACGGCTAA
- a CDS encoding O-acetylhomoserine aminocarboxypropyltransferase/cysteine synthase family protein: MRNETIATHAGYEPEGTTKAVAVPIYQTAAYAFDSADHGAALFNLEVEGYRYSRISNPTTAVLEKRVAELEGGVGALAVGTGQAALHFAFVNLADGGGNIVSVPQLYGTTHTLLGHILPRQGITGRFAESDQPDAIERLIDENTKAVFAETIGNPAGNVCDIEALAKVAHRNGVPLIVDNTVATPILLRPFDYGADIAVHSLTKFLGGHGTTLGGMLVDSGNFPWKDHADRFPAFSQPDTSYHGMVYTDHFGRSAYIQRARSVYQRTMGAVLSPFNAFLLLQGIETVALRMERHVENARKVADFLRNDPRVAWVNYAGFPESPYYPLVQKYLDGRASSLFTFGIKGGMEAGKAFYDALKLITRLVNIGDAKSLACHPASTTHRQMPPDDQRKAGVLPEAIRLSIGIEHIADIIEDLDQALAQACPRQLDAAE, translated from the coding sequence ATGCGCAACGAGACGATTGCAACCCACGCCGGCTACGAGCCCGAGGGCACGACCAAAGCGGTTGCGGTTCCGATCTATCAGACAGCCGCCTACGCCTTCGACAGCGCCGATCACGGCGCCGCCCTGTTCAACCTTGAAGTCGAGGGCTACCGCTACAGCCGAATCTCCAACCCGACGACAGCCGTGCTGGAGAAGCGCGTCGCCGAGCTCGAAGGCGGCGTCGGCGCGCTCGCGGTCGGCACCGGCCAGGCCGCGCTGCATTTCGCCTTCGTCAATCTCGCCGATGGCGGCGGCAACATCGTCTCGGTGCCGCAGCTCTACGGCACGACGCACACGCTGCTCGGCCACATCCTGCCGCGGCAGGGCATCACCGGACGCTTTGCCGAAAGCGATCAGCCCGACGCGATCGAGCGTCTCATCGACGAGAACACCAAGGCGGTGTTCGCCGAGACGATCGGCAACCCCGCCGGCAATGTCTGCGACATCGAGGCGCTGGCCAAGGTCGCGCACCGCAACGGCGTGCCGCTGATCGTCGACAACACGGTCGCGACGCCCATCCTGCTGCGGCCGTTCGACTACGGCGCCGACATCGCGGTGCATTCGCTGACCAAATTCCTCGGCGGCCACGGCACGACGCTGGGCGGCATGCTGGTCGATAGCGGCAACTTCCCCTGGAAGGACCACGCCGACCGCTTCCCGGCCTTCAGCCAGCCGGACACGTCCTATCACGGCATGGTCTACACCGACCATTTCGGCCGCAGCGCCTACATCCAGCGCGCGCGCAGCGTCTATCAACGCACGATGGGCGCGGTGCTGTCGCCGTTCAACGCCTTCCTGCTGTTGCAGGGTATCGAGACCGTGGCGCTGCGCATGGAGCGTCACGTCGAGAATGCGCGCAAGGTCGCGGACTTCCTGCGCAACGATCCGCGCGTCGCCTGGGTCAACTACGCCGGCTTCCCGGAAAGCCCGTACTACCCGCTGGTGCAGAAATATCTCGACGGCCGCGCCTCCTCGCTGTTCACCTTCGGCATCAAGGGCGGCATGGAGGCCGGCAAGGCGTTCTACGACGCGCTCAAGCTGATCACGCGGCTGGTCAATATCGGCGATGCGAAGTCTCTGGCCTGCCATCCGGCTTCGACCACGCACCGGCAGATGCCGCCCGATGATCAGCGCAAGGCCGGCGTGCTGCCCGAGGCGATCCGGCTGTCGATCGGCATCGAGCACATCGCCGACATCATCGAGGATCTCGACCAGGCGCTGGCGCAGGCCTGTCCGCGTCAGCTGGATGCCGCGGAATAG
- a CDS encoding MFS transporter, with protein MPPVIADPSILRVLIVLAVTQLIAWGTLSLPAVIGRAMAADLEMDLTAIFASTTVLYMSMGLCSPLLARPFIKQGGRRVMIAGTVLAAPGYVLLSVAQGPLTYYAAWLLLGIAGSATLSTASYIVLNEIAGRRAGRAIGALMLVTGLSSSIFWPVTSALSAHIGWRSTCLVYAGLLILVSLPLFVFLLPRRVHDHLPADSGAAARAPAVTPARSTFYLLVGASGLNAFVAFGMGAVLIELLKAEGLSPAEAIAFGSMLGVIQISARAIDFLGGGRWDGITTAIVAGLALPAAMLLLMLSHGSHVAIAMFMLVYGLGTGALAVARATMPLVFYDKAAFAKASAQIGLPMNVLSAVSAPILVELLTRYGSNAPLALSLVCSCAAVAMLLLLRQRRPAQVTASS; from the coding sequence ATGCCCCCCGTCATCGCCGATCCCTCCATCCTGCGCGTTCTGATCGTGCTGGCCGTCACCCAGCTGATCGCCTGGGGCACGCTCAGCCTGCCGGCGGTGATCGGCCGGGCGATGGCGGCGGACCTGGAGATGGACCTCACGGCGATCTTCGCCAGCACGACCGTGCTGTACATGTCGATGGGGCTGTGCTCGCCGCTCTTGGCGCGGCCGTTCATCAAGCAGGGCGGCCGCCGCGTCATGATCGCGGGGACGGTGCTGGCGGCGCCCGGCTACGTGCTGCTGTCGGTCGCGCAGGGGCCGCTGACCTATTACGCGGCCTGGCTGCTGCTCGGCATCGCCGGCAGCGCCACGCTCTCGACCGCCTCCTACATCGTGCTCAACGAGATCGCCGGGCGGCGCGCGGGCCGGGCGATCGGCGCGCTGATGCTGGTGACGGGATTGTCGAGCAGCATCTTCTGGCCGGTGACGTCGGCGCTGTCGGCGCATATCGGCTGGCGCAGCACCTGCCTCGTCTATGCCGGCCTCTTGATCCTGGTGTCGCTGCCGCTGTTCGTGTTCCTGCTGCCGCGCCGGGTCCACGATCATCTGCCGGCTGACTCGGGCGCGGCCGCGCGCGCGCCTGCCGTCACGCCGGCGCGCAGCACCTTCTATCTGCTGGTCGGCGCCTCCGGCCTCAACGCCTTCGTCGCCTTCGGCATGGGCGCCGTGCTGATCGAGCTCCTGAAGGCCGAGGGCCTTTCGCCGGCGGAGGCGATCGCCTTCGGCTCGATGCTGGGCGTGATCCAGATCAGCGCCCGCGCGATCGACTTCCTCGGCGGCGGCCGTTGGGACGGCATCACCACCGCGATTGTCGCCGGGCTGGCGCTGCCGGCCGCTATGCTGCTGTTGATGCTGAGCCACGGCTCGCATGTCGCCATCGCGATGTTCATGCTGGTCTACGGCCTCGGTACCGGCGCGCTCGCGGTGGCGCGCGCGACCATGCCGCTGGTGTTCTATGACAAGGCGGCGTTCGCCAAGGCCTCGGCGCAGATCGGCCTGCCGATGAACGTGCTGTCGGCGGTGTCGGCGCCGATCCTGGTCGAGCTCCTGACCCGCTACGGCAGCAATGCGCCGCTGGCGCTGAGCCTGGTGTGCTCCTGCGCCGCGGTGGCGATGCTGCTGCTGTTGCGGCAGCGCCGGCCTGCGCAGGTGACGGCGTCATCTTAA
- a CDS encoding DUF763 domain-containing protein: MARRTGSADLPLHSGRVPAWLGLRMSALGAIITQAIVHHYGRDEFLARLSHPFWFQSFGAVMGMDWHSSGITTSVIGALKRGLKPLSAELGIYVCGGRGEHSRKTPDELRLLSDRLGLDGEGLVRTSKLVAKVDSAAVQDGFDLYLHGFFVTADGKWTVVQQGMNGEARQARRYHWHSPDIADFVDAPHSAIDGPAQGEIVNLTDKRAAPSRNAQLELLTELGPDRVVTEFERLSTPAPMHAQAMLPHLVMPDHHDVRPKDVFARRLHGTLAAAAERGPVDFPELLLTPGVGARTVRSLAMVAEVVHGAPYRFTDPARFSLAHGGKDRHPYPVPIKVYDDTIRVLKSAVGNAKLGRDEAMAALKRLDDQARRLERSATGPSLDAFIATERAASPELDGRSVFGWERDLIQRTGEA, from the coding sequence ATGGCCCGTCGCACCGGCAGCGCCGATCTCCCGCTCCATTCCGGGCGCGTACCGGCCTGGCTGGGCCTGCGCATGTCCGCGCTCGGCGCGATCATCACGCAGGCGATCGTGCATCATTACGGCCGCGACGAATTCCTGGCGCGGCTGTCGCATCCGTTCTGGTTCCAGTCGTTCGGCGCCGTGATGGGGATGGACTGGCATTCCTCGGGCATCACCACCAGCGTGATCGGCGCCCTGAAGCGCGGACTGAAGCCGCTCTCGGCTGAGCTCGGCATCTATGTCTGTGGCGGCCGCGGCGAGCATTCGCGCAAGACGCCCGACGAGCTGCGTCTGCTCAGCGACCGGCTCGGTCTCGACGGCGAGGGATTGGTGCGCACCAGCAAGCTGGTCGCCAAGGTCGACAGCGCCGCCGTGCAGGACGGCTTCGACCTCTATCTGCATGGCTTCTTCGTCACCGCCGACGGCAAATGGACCGTCGTGCAGCAGGGCATGAATGGCGAGGCGCGCCAGGCCCGCCGCTACCACTGGCACTCGCCCGACATTGCCGACTTCGTCGACGCGCCGCATAGCGCGATCGATGGCCCGGCGCAGGGCGAGATCGTCAATCTCACCGACAAGCGCGCGGCGCCGTCGCGCAACGCGCAGCTCGAGCTCCTCACCGAACTCGGCCCCGACCGTGTCGTCACCGAGTTCGAGCGGCTGAGCACGCCTGCGCCGATGCACGCGCAAGCGATGCTGCCGCATCTCGTCATGCCGGACCATCACGACGTCAGGCCGAAGGACGTGTTCGCCCGGCGGCTGCACGGCACGCTGGCGGCCGCCGCCGAGCGCGGGCCGGTCGATTTCCCCGAATTGCTGCTCACGCCGGGCGTCGGCGCCCGCACGGTGCGCTCGCTCGCGATGGTCGCCGAGGTCGTGCATGGCGCGCCGTATCGCTTCACCGATCCCGCGCGGTTCTCGCTGGCGCATGGCGGCAAGGATCGGCATCCCTATCCCGTGCCGATCAAGGTCTATGACGACACCATCCGCGTGCTGAAGTCGGCGGTCGGCAACGCCAAGCTCGGCCGCGACGAGGCGATGGCGGCGCTGAAGCGGCTCGACGATCAGGCGCGGCGGTTGGAGCGCTCCGCCACCGGTCCCTCGCTCGATGCCTTCATCGCCACCGAGCGCGCCGCCTCGCCCGAGCTCGACGGCCGCTCGGTGTTCGGCTGGGAGCGCGACCTCATCCAGCGCACCGGCGAGGCGTGA
- a CDS encoding NUDIX domain-containing protein: protein MPARSAGVLAFRRRGGTLEVLLVHPGGPFWRNKDAGAWSIPKGEFGTGESAEAVARREFAEELGTVLIAPLIPLGEIKQRGGKVVEAFAAETDLDADAIVSNTFELEWPPRSGRIQRFPEVDRAAWFDLTEARARINSAQAALLDRLVEMSGG from the coding sequence ATGCCAGCGCGCAGCGCGGGCGTGCTCGCCTTCCGCCGTCGTGGCGGCACGCTCGAGGTGCTGCTGGTGCATCCGGGCGGACCATTCTGGCGCAACAAGGATGCCGGCGCGTGGTCGATCCCGAAGGGCGAGTTCGGCACTGGTGAGAGCGCCGAGGCGGTCGCGCGGCGCGAATTCGCCGAGGAGCTCGGGACCGTACTGATCGCGCCGCTGATCCCGCTCGGCGAGATCAAGCAGCGCGGCGGCAAGGTGGTCGAGGCCTTTGCCGCCGAGACCGATCTCGATGCCGACGCCATCGTCAGCAACACCTTCGAGCTCGAATGGCCGCCGCGCAGCGGCCGCATCCAGCGCTTTCCCGAGGTCGACCGCGCTGCGTGGTTCGATCTGACCGAGGCGCGTGCCCGCATCAATTCGGCGCAGGCGGCGCTACTCGATCGGCTCGTGGAGATGAGCGGAGGGTGA
- the putA gene encoding bifunctional proline dehydrogenase/L-glutamate gamma-semialdehyde dehydrogenase PutA — MTNAQPAETVFSPAYAEDDVAIADRLLRAQDGADLPAVKATARRLIEGLRAKASRFGGIDDFLQEYSLSTNEGLALMVLAEALLRVPGDDTADRLIEDKLGRSDFLHHEVKSHTPLVTASAWALGLAARVIAPGETPESVVAGLARRLGLPTVRTAARQAMKLLGSHFVLGETIAQALDRANSGTGRLFRYSFDMLGEGARTANDAARYRQSYAAAIAAIGRAAGNAALLERPGISVKLSALHPRYEEISRDRVLRELVPVVIDLARQAKSYDLNFTVDAEEADRLDLSMAVIARVVADPALAGWEGFGLAIQAYQKRAEKVIAFIADLAAKHDRRFMVRLVKGAYWDTEIKRAQERGLDDYPVFTRKAMTDLNYLACARQLLAQRSRIFPQFATHNALTVAHIVHEARGSGGYEFQRLHGMGDPLYASLRELHPDIACRTYAPVGQHRDLLAYLVRRLLENGANSSFVSVAADPNIPVEQLVTSEAEIVGKPEAARHPHIVRPRDLYGPTRRNSQGIELGHHASLNALRAEIAGAGAAPAAASPIIDGVARDGTSRQLTSPFNPGVIAGTVIEADAAVVERAVAAAVGGLTSWGMTTAAQRAKALRRAADMIEQRRARLIHLLAIEAGKTLDDAIAEIREAVDFCRYYAAEGEALFGVELGLPGPTGESNALRLRPRGVFVAISPWNFPFAIFIGQIAAALMAGNAVVAKPAEQTPLIAAETVRLLHEAGIAASALQLVPGDGAIGARLVDHPAIAGVVFTGSYDTARAINIALANRKGPILPLIAETGGINAMLVDSTALAEQVTDDVVTSAFRSAGQRCSALRLLCVQDDVADDIIAMIAGAARELRIGDPRDVSTHIGPVIDAEAKARLDQHIARMKMSARVHYAGSSPDTGCFVAPHVFELLRPEELEQEVFGPVLHVVRYRGEDLERTLRAIAASGYGLTFGLHSRISQLADRVGQLPIGNIYVNRNMIGAVVGVQPFGGCGLSGTGPKAGGPHYLARFATEQTLTINTAAAGGNAALASLGEKG; from the coding sequence ATGACCAACGCGCAGCCTGCCGAAACGGTCTTCTCACCTGCTTATGCCGAGGACGATGTCGCAATCGCCGACCGCCTGCTGCGCGCCCAGGACGGCGCCGACCTACCTGCCGTCAAGGCCACCGCGCGGCGGCTGATCGAGGGCCTCCGCGCCAAGGCCTCGCGCTTCGGCGGCATCGACGACTTCCTGCAGGAATATTCGCTGTCCACCAATGAGGGCCTCGCCCTGATGGTCCTCGCCGAGGCGCTGCTGCGGGTGCCCGGCGACGACACCGCCGATCGGCTGATCGAGGACAAGCTCGGCCGCAGCGACTTCCTGCATCACGAGGTCAAGTCGCACACGCCTCTGGTCACCGCCTCCGCCTGGGCGCTCGGCCTCGCCGCGCGCGTGATCGCACCGGGCGAGACGCCGGAGAGCGTGGTCGCCGGCCTCGCGCGCCGCCTGGGATTGCCGACGGTGCGCACCGCCGCGCGGCAGGCGATGAAGCTGCTCGGCAGCCATTTCGTGCTCGGCGAGACCATCGCCCAGGCGCTCGACCGCGCCAATTCCGGCACCGGCCGGCTGTTCCGCTACTCCTTCGACATGCTGGGCGAAGGCGCCCGCACCGCCAATGATGCCGCGCGCTACCGGCAGTCCTATGCGGCGGCGATCGCTGCGATCGGGCGTGCCGCCGGCAACGCGGCGTTGCTGGAGCGTCCGGGCATCTCGGTCAAGCTGTCGGCGTTGCATCCGCGCTACGAGGAGATCAGCCGCGACCGCGTGCTGCGCGAGCTGGTGCCGGTGGTCATCGATCTCGCGAGGCAGGCCAAGTCGTACGACCTGAACTTCACCGTCGATGCCGAGGAGGCCGATCGGCTCGATCTATCAATGGCCGTGATCGCGCGCGTCGTGGCTGATCCTGCTCTCGCAGGTTGGGAGGGCTTCGGTCTTGCGATCCAGGCCTATCAGAAGCGCGCGGAGAAGGTCATCGCCTTCATCGCGGATCTTGCAGCAAAGCATGATCGCCGCTTCATGGTCCGGCTGGTCAAGGGCGCCTATTGGGACACCGAGATCAAGCGCGCGCAGGAGCGCGGGCTCGACGACTATCCGGTGTTCACGCGCAAGGCGATGACCGACCTGAACTACCTCGCCTGCGCGCGCCAGCTACTGGCGCAGCGCAGCCGCATCTTCCCGCAATTCGCGACCCACAACGCGCTGACGGTCGCCCACATCGTGCATGAGGCCCGCGGCAGCGGCGGCTACGAGTTCCAGCGTCTGCACGGCATGGGCGACCCGCTGTATGCGAGCTTGCGCGAGCTGCATCCCGACATCGCCTGCCGGACCTATGCGCCGGTCGGGCAGCATCGTGATCTCCTGGCCTATCTCGTCCGCCGCCTGCTCGAGAACGGCGCGAACTCGTCGTTCGTGTCGGTCGCGGCTGATCCCAATATCCCGGTCGAGCAATTGGTGACGAGCGAGGCCGAGATCGTCGGCAAGCCGGAAGCCGCGCGTCATCCGCACATCGTGCGGCCGCGCGATCTCTACGGCCCGACGCGTCGCAACTCGCAGGGCATCGAGCTCGGGCATCACGCCTCGCTGAATGCCTTGCGCGCCGAGATCGCGGGAGCTGGCGCCGCTCCGGCCGCGGCCTCGCCCATCATTGACGGCGTCGCCCGAGACGGCACGTCGCGCCAGCTCACGAGCCCGTTCAATCCGGGCGTGATCGCCGGCACAGTGATCGAAGCCGATGCGGCGGTGGTCGAACGCGCGGTTGCGGCGGCGGTCGGAGGCTTGACGTCCTGGGGCATGACCACCGCCGCACAACGCGCCAAGGCGTTGCGGCGCGCGGCTGACATGATCGAGCAGCGCCGAGCGCGTCTCATTCATCTTCTGGCCATCGAGGCCGGCAAGACCCTCGACGATGCCATCGCCGAGATCCGCGAGGCCGTGGACTTCTGCCGCTACTACGCCGCCGAAGGCGAAGCCCTGTTCGGTGTCGAGCTCGGCCTGCCCGGGCCGACTGGCGAGTCGAATGCCTTGCGGCTGCGGCCGCGAGGCGTCTTCGTCGCGATCTCACCTTGGAATTTCCCGTTTGCCATCTTCATCGGGCAGATCGCGGCGGCGTTGATGGCCGGCAATGCCGTCGTCGCCAAGCCTGCTGAGCAGACGCCGCTAATTGCAGCCGAAACGGTGCGGCTGCTGCATGAGGCAGGCATCGCAGCCTCGGCGCTGCAGCTCGTTCCAGGCGATGGCGCCATCGGCGCTCGCTTAGTCGATCACCCGGCGATCGCTGGTGTCGTCTTCACCGGCTCCTATGACACCGCGCGTGCGATCAACATCGCGCTCGCGAACCGGAAGGGGCCGATCCTGCCGCTGATCGCCGAGACCGGCGGCATCAATGCGATGCTGGTCGATTCGACGGCGCTGGCTGAGCAGGTCACCGACGACGTCGTGACCTCGGCGTTCCGCTCGGCCGGCCAGCGCTGCTCGGCGCTGCGTCTGTTGTGCGTGCAGGATGATGTCGCCGACGACATCATTGCGATGATTGCGGGCGCGGCGCGTGAGCTGCGGATCGGCGATCCCCGCGATGTGTCGACCCATATCGGCCCGGTGATCGACGCGGAGGCCAAGGCGCGGCTCGATCAGCACATCGCGCGCATGAAGATGAGCGCTCGCGTGCACTACGCAGGATCTTCGCCGGACACCGGCTGCTTCGTGGCGCCGCATGTGTTCGAGCTGCTGCGGCCTGAGGAGTTGGAGCAGGAGGTGTTTGGCCCCGTCCTGCATGTGGTGCGCTATCGCGGCGAGGATCTCGAGCGCACGCTGCGGGCGATCGCCGCCTCCGGGTATGGCCTGACCTTCGGCCTGCATTCGCGCATCAGCCAGCTCGCCGATCGCGTTGGTCAGCTGCCGATCGGCAACATCTACGTCAACCGCAACATGATCGGCGCCGTCGTCGGCGTGCAGCCGTTCGGCGGCTGCGGGCTGTCAGGCACGGGGCCAAAGGCCGGCGGGCCGCATTATCTCGCACGCTTCGCGACCGAGCAGACGCTGACGATCAACACCGCAGCTGCGGGCGGCAATGCCGCGCTGGCCTCGCTGGGCGAGAAAGGATGA